In the Ruminococcus sp. OA3 genome, one interval contains:
- a CDS encoding exo-alpha-sialidase — translation MFTKDSERTRFQVLLSMVFHPVFLIVYGIAWYHLCALCRYGGKRRHLPVLAVCALFFLVWLIVCIIRIVKKQDAGHPYQILSAARKAWYIAAFLSLCAVTGYFGWGIVKSAGSYQGKLSWVLEEARHRRTVILTHDNIYRDGIEGLLADIREEIDMPGELYVATSVDLEFDSGGRILKLDTFLYGKNEEGKTNSFLISYDRSKAEEMTVYLDGAVNTQDEQGKQLAPLMSMLKVMPLEQTVSGWEAPRFGILYYGIRSWGTDTSGIVYINSAGNTRAAVNGYCEISGYTVSVYVPDTDGEPAGYPPVRYVYADDLNAVASENPLSAQESVDMHDSTEGQESDEDMSMLDESRGYRLTVLDAAAGSRFYGLEMTVDGGESWEILNQDPFCGDIGVSAGISFLNETLGFLALSHSGGSLAELYRTEDGGATFERVTLPAVKVPLNGGEMYQPFDFPGMPYEEDGTLYLKVGQGQDGDYNGGSSALYTSADKGRTWSYQREVARDE, via the coding sequence ATGTTTACAAAAGACAGTGAACGGACGAGATTCCAGGTCTTGCTGTCCATGGTATTCCACCCGGTTTTTCTGATCGTGTACGGAATTGCATGGTATCATCTGTGTGCACTTTGCCGTTATGGAGGGAAGAGAAGACATCTTCCGGTACTGGCAGTCTGTGCGCTGTTTTTTCTGGTCTGGCTGATTGTCTGTATCATAAGAATTGTGAAGAAACAGGATGCCGGGCATCCATATCAGATACTTTCTGCCGCGAGGAAAGCGTGGTACATAGCTGCCTTCCTTTCCCTTTGCGCAGTAACCGGATATTTTGGATGGGGCATCGTTAAAAGTGCAGGCTCTTATCAGGGAAAGCTCTCATGGGTGCTGGAAGAAGCCAGACACAGACGGACTGTTATACTCACACATGATAATATATATCGGGATGGAATCGAGGGACTGCTGGCGGACATCCGGGAAGAGATTGACATGCCCGGGGAGCTGTATGTGGCCACCAGTGTTGATCTGGAATTTGACAGCGGGGGCCGGATCCTGAAACTGGACACTTTTCTTTACGGGAAGAATGAAGAGGGTAAAACGAATAGCTTTCTGATATCGTATGATCGAAGTAAAGCGGAAGAAATGACGGTATATCTGGACGGTGCTGTGAATACGCAGGATGAGCAGGGAAAACAACTGGCACCGCTGATGTCCATGCTTAAGGTGATGCCGCTTGAGCAGACAGTAAGCGGCTGGGAGGCACCGCGTTTTGGCATTTTATATTATGGTATACGGTCCTGGGGAACAGACACGTCAGGCATCGTATACATCAACAGTGCCGGCAATACGAGAGCGGCAGTGAATGGATACTGTGAGATATCGGGTTATACAGTGTCTGTCTATGTGCCGGACACCGACGGGGAACCGGCAGGTTATCCGCCAGTACGGTATGTCTATGCGGATGATCTGAATGCAGTCGCTTCAGAGAATCCGCTTTCAGCGCAGGAAAGTGTGGATATGCATGACAGCACTGAGGGACAGGAAAGTGATGAAGATATGAGTATGCTTGATGAAAGCCGCGGCTACCGGCTGACTGTGCTGGACGCGGCGGCTGGTAGCCGGTTCTATGGACTGGAGATGACAGTGGACGGCGGTGAGTCATGGGAGATACTCAATCAGGATCCATTTTGCGGAGACATCGGAGTGTCCGCCGGAATTTCCTTTTTAAATGAAACCCTGGGCTTCCTTGCATTGTCCCACAGTGGTGGTTCCCTGGCGGAACTGTACCGGACGGAAGATGGCGGTGCAACATTCGAACGGGTAACGCTTCCTGCTGTTAAGGTTCCTTTGAACGGAGGAGAGATGTATCAGCCATTTGATTTTCCGGGAATGCCGTACGAGGAAGACGGAACTCTGTATCTGAAAGTCGGGCAGGGACAGGACGGTGATTATAACGGGGGAAGCAGTGCACTTTACACGTCGGCGGACAAGGGCAGGACATGGTCATACCAGAGAGAAGTAGCACGTGACGAATAA
- a CDS encoding cupin domain-containing protein, protein MKMERVENMCGGKGHITIRHILGEKEMNGKCRLYAEVAVEPGCSLGYHEHHGESETYYIMSGEGDYDDNGTVRPVKAGDVTFTPDGCGHGLVNTGNENLIFMALIILD, encoded by the coding sequence ATGAAAATGGAACGAGTAGAAAATATGTGTGGAGGCAAAGGACATATCACCATCAGGCATATTCTTGGAGAGAAGGAGATGAATGGGAAGTGTCGTCTTTATGCAGAAGTGGCAGTAGAACCGGGATGCTCACTCGGGTATCATGAACATCACGGGGAAAGTGAGACATATTATATCATGTCGGGCGAGGGTGACTATGATGACAACGGGACGGTACGTCCGGTAAAAGCAGGTGACGTGACGTTTACGCCTGACGGATGTGGACATGGACTGGTGAATACCGGAAATGAAAACCTGATATTCATGGCTCTCATCATCCTGGATTAA
- a CDS encoding 4Fe-4S binding protein, translating to MGHITTKKQAYKNLEDRINWFTQGAPASPVLYQILQVLYTEQEARAVSRLPVRPFTIRRAALAWNTSEAKAEKMLDRLCEKALLVDSEHCGVRKFVMPPPMAGFIEFALMRIRGDIDQKYLSELYYQYMNVEEEFVKDLFFATETKLGRVYVQEPALDLNSDDSIHILDYERAGYIVEDADYVGIGMCYCRHKAMHAGHPCEIDAPMDVCMTFGNVARSLAEHGGHTRLVSKEEAMDVLALSYEHNLVQIGENVQESPAFICNCCGCCCEALQASRRFAPMVPVATTNYIPHINEDKCIGCGKCTKACPILAIEMKQKQEGGKLAAIDTDICLGCGVCVRNCPTKAIELKKREVQIITPVNSTARFVAQAIEKGTLQNLIFDNQAFASHRAMAGVFGAILKLPPVKQAMASRQFKSIYLNKLLSRKAEKEN from the coding sequence ATGGGACATATAACAACAAAGAAACAGGCATACAAAAATCTGGAAGACCGCATTAACTGGTTTACACAGGGGGCACCGGCTTCTCCTGTGCTGTACCAGATTCTTCAGGTGCTTTATACTGAGCAGGAAGCGCGTGCCGTATCGCGTCTTCCCGTCAGGCCATTTACGATCAGAAGGGCAGCGCTTGCGTGGAATACGAGCGAGGCCAAGGCGGAGAAGATGCTTGACAGGCTCTGTGAAAAGGCGCTGCTGGTGGACTCAGAGCACTGCGGGGTGCGGAAATTTGTGATGCCGCCGCCGATGGCGGGGTTTATCGAGTTTGCATTGATGAGGATCCGGGGAGATATCGATCAGAAATATCTGAGTGAACTTTACTACCAGTATATGAATGTGGAAGAAGAGTTTGTAAAAGATCTCTTCTTTGCTACCGAAACGAAACTTGGCCGTGTCTATGTGCAGGAACCGGCGCTTGACCTTAACAGTGATGATTCCATCCACATATTGGATTATGAGAGGGCCGGATACATCGTCGAGGACGCTGATTATGTTGGCATCGGCATGTGCTACTGCCGCCATAAAGCCATGCATGCCGGGCATCCCTGTGAGATTGATGCACCGATGGACGTCTGCATGACATTCGGCAATGTTGCCAGGTCGCTGGCAGAGCACGGAGGGCATACAAGACTGGTATCAAAGGAAGAGGCGATGGACGTACTGGCACTGTCCTATGAGCATAACCTCGTGCAGATTGGGGAAAATGTTCAGGAATCACCAGCATTTATCTGCAACTGCTGTGGGTGCTGCTGTGAAGCGCTGCAGGCATCCAGGAGATTTGCCCCGATGGTCCCTGTGGCGACGACAAATTATATACCTCATATTAATGAGGACAAATGTATCGGCTGCGGAAAATGCACGAAGGCATGTCCAATCCTGGCGATTGAAATGAAACAGAAACAGGAGGGTGGAAAGCTGGCAGCGATCGATACGGATATCTGCCTGGGGTGTGGCGTCTGTGTGAGAAACTGTCCGACAAAAGCGATTGAACTGAAGAAACGTGAGGTGCAGATCATAACGCCGGTGAACAGCACTGCTCGCTTTGTCGCTCAGGCGATCGAGAAAGGGACACTTCAGAACCTGATTTTTGATAACCAGGCATTTGCGAGCCATCGTGCGATGGCAGGTGTATTTGGTGCTATTTTGAAGCTGCCCCCGGTAAAACAGGCCATGGCATCGCGTCAGTTCAAGTCCATTTATCTGAATAAACTGCTGTCGCGGAAAGCGGAGAAAGAAAATTGA
- a CDS encoding 4Fe-4S binding protein has translation MKIEKIVLIYFSPTGGTQKVVRTLGKCWESKPQEIDLTDSKTEYGRYHVSGDTFCIIGVPSFGGRVPAPALERIAKIRADKSPALIVTAYGNRDYDDTLLELKECAGKAGFCVTAAVSAVTEHSITRQYGTGRPDKNDRRQLAEFGKTVRERILKSEDLTEVRVKGSSPYRKYSGVPLKPKAGRGCTQCGLCARKCPVSAIPVDNCRKTDRKTCISCMRCVQVCPQKVRTVNGVLLKIAGRKLRKVCRIRKQNELYQ, from the coding sequence GTGAAAATAGAAAAAATTGTACTGATATACTTCAGTCCTACGGGGGGAACGCAGAAGGTAGTGCGGACGCTGGGAAAATGCTGGGAGTCAAAGCCGCAGGAGATTGACCTGACGGATTCGAAGACAGAATATGGAAGATATCATGTATCCGGAGATACTTTTTGTATCATCGGGGTACCGTCCTTTGGCGGAAGGGTTCCTGCACCCGCTTTGGAGCGGATCGCAAAAATCAGAGCGGACAAGTCGCCGGCACTGATCGTGACTGCATACGGAAACAGAGATTATGATGATACCCTGCTGGAACTGAAGGAATGTGCCGGTAAGGCAGGGTTTTGCGTAACCGCTGCTGTGTCGGCTGTCACGGAACACTCCATTACGAGGCAATACGGTACAGGCAGGCCGGATAAAAATGACAGGAGACAGCTTGCAGAATTTGGGAAAACTGTAAGAGAACGGATCTTAAAGTCAGAGGATCTGACAGAAGTCAGGGTGAAGGGCAGCAGCCCGTACCGCAAATATTCCGGCGTACCGCTGAAACCGAAAGCAGGCAGGGGATGTACACAGTGTGGATTGTGTGCAAGGAAATGCCCTGTGTCGGCGATACCTGTGGATAACTGTCGGAAAACAGACAGAAAGACATGTATTTCCTGTATGAGGTGTGTTCAGGTCTGCCCACAGAAAGTCCGGACTGTCAACGGTGTGCTGTTAAAAATAGCTGGCCGGAAACTGAGGAAAGTCTGTCGGATCAGAAAGCAGAATGAATTGTATCAGTAG
- the aspS gene encoding aspartate--tRNA ligase has translation MKTTNIYRNRTMDKIGESDVGTTLRIAGWVENIRDHGGVSFLDLRDMYGVMQVVMRNTNLLEGISKEDCVSIEGVVELRDEETYNPRIPSGTIEMEAHRADILGKVYRQLPFEVMTSKETREDLRLKYRFLDLRNKKVKDNMIFRSEVISFLRQKMTDMGFLEIQTPILCASSPEGARDYIVPSRKYKGQFYALPQAPQQYKQLLMVSGFDKYFQIAPCFRDEDARADRSPGEFYQLDFEMSFATQEDVFEVGEEVLTAAFEKFAPEGAAVTQAPYPVISYKQAMLEFGTDKPDLRNPLRIVDVTEFFQRCSFKPFHKKTVRAIRVHADMSKGFHEKLLNFAMSIGMGGLGYLEVNDDMTYKGPIDKFIPGDMKGEIADTAGLVPGDTIFFIADKEARAALCAGQIRTELGEKLDLCEKNAYRFCFVNDFPMFEYDENEKKINFTHNPFSMPQGGLEALNTMDPLDILAYQYDIVCNGIELSSGAVRNHNLDIMVRAFEIAGYTEEDLKQKFGALYSAFQFGAPPHAGMAPGIDRMIMLLRNEENIREIIPFPMNGNAQDLMCGAPGPVTESQLREVHIKVR, from the coding sequence ATGAAGACAACAAACATTTACCGAAACAGAACAATGGATAAGATCGGCGAGAGTGATGTAGGGACAACGCTGAGGATCGCCGGCTGGGTGGAAAACATCCGTGATCATGGAGGGGTTTCCTTTCTTGACCTCAGGGATATGTACGGAGTGATGCAGGTCGTCATGCGGAATACAAACCTGCTGGAAGGCATCAGCAAAGAAGACTGCGTCTCCATAGAAGGTGTTGTAGAACTCCGTGATGAGGAGACTTATAATCCCAGGATTCCGTCTGGAACGATCGAGATGGAAGCGCACCGCGCGGATATTCTTGGGAAAGTGTACCGTCAGCTTCCCTTCGAGGTTATGACGTCAAAAGAGACGCGTGAGGATCTGAGACTGAAATATCGTTTTCTGGATCTGAGAAATAAAAAAGTGAAAGATAACATGATTTTTCGCTCGGAAGTCATCAGTTTTCTGAGGCAGAAAATGACGGATATGGGATTTCTGGAGATTCAGACACCGATTCTGTGCGCCTCATCTCCGGAGGGTGCCAGAGATTACATCGTACCTTCCCGTAAGTACAAAGGACAATTCTATGCGCTTCCTCAGGCGCCGCAGCAGTACAAACAGCTGTTGATGGTTTCGGGATTTGATAAATATTTTCAGATCGCACCGTGCTTCCGGGATGAGGACGCGCGCGCGGACCGCTCGCCTGGGGAATTCTACCAGCTGGATTTTGAGATGAGTTTCGCAACGCAGGAGGATGTGTTTGAGGTTGGAGAAGAGGTGCTGACGGCAGCATTTGAAAAGTTTGCTCCTGAGGGGGCGGCTGTGACCCAGGCGCCGTATCCGGTCATCAGTTATAAACAGGCGATGCTTGAATTCGGAACGGATAAGCCTGATCTGAGAAACCCACTGCGCATCGTGGATGTGACAGAGTTCTTCCAGCGGTGCAGTTTTAAGCCATTTCATAAAAAGACGGTCCGTGCGATCAGGGTTCACGCGGATATGTCAAAGGGGTTTCATGAAAAACTTCTGAACTTTGCCATGTCCATCGGAATGGGCGGTCTCGGTTATCTGGAAGTGAATGATGATATGACATATAAGGGACCGATCGACAAGTTTATTCCGGGGGATATGAAGGGGGAGATCGCGGATACCGCAGGACTTGTCCCGGGGGATACCATTTTCTTTATCGCAGATAAGGAGGCGCGCGCGGCACTGTGTGCGGGACAGATCCGTACAGAATTGGGCGAAAAACTGGATCTGTGTGAAAAGAACGCATACAGATTCTGCTTTGTGAATGATTTTCCGATGTTTGAATACGATGAGAACGAGAAGAAGATCAACTTTACACACAATCCGTTTTCCATGCCGCAGGGCGGGCTTGAAGCGCTCAATACAATGGATCCGCTTGACATTCTGGCCTATCAGTATGACATTGTGTGTAACGGCATAGAGCTTTCTTCCGGGGCAGTCAGAAACCATAATCTGGATATTATGGTGAGGGCGTTTGAGATTGCAGGGTACACAGAAGAAGACCTGAAACAGAAGTTCGGGGCGCTGTACAGTGCATTCCAGTTTGGCGCTCCACCGCATGCCGGCATGGCGCCCGGGATCGACCGTATGATCATGCTGCTCAGGAATGAGGAAAACATTCGTGAGATCATTCCATTCCCGATGAACGGAAATGCTCAGGATTTGATGTGCGGGGCGCCCGGACCGGTGACGGAAAGTCAGCTGAGGGAAGTGCATATCAAGGTCAGATGA
- a CDS encoding ABC transporter permease gives MMHLIKLEFQKYQLWRKWIGVVLAHIILVGMSVLMYYGSALEQEPFDWEMVILMTDALVRGTFLIFSSVIMAQLVAEEYRSGTINQLFCYPVERWRLMFAKLLIVFVFTVVNVVIGNVLNVTAVVILDSVTDVVLGDFSVIMMTQYGIYYVAGLLAAAFLSLLPYIVCMRRKSTSSTIVAGVVLTLFLISSAGGGMTQAIYFFRSLTLGAVALIIVLVTLVRTVRYIGENDVL, from the coding sequence ATGATGCACTTAATTAAACTGGAATTTCAGAAGTACCAGCTCTGGCGGAAATGGATTGGCGTTGTGCTGGCACACATCATCCTGGTGGGAATGTCTGTGCTGATGTATTATGGCAGTGCGCTGGAACAGGAGCCGTTTGACTGGGAGATGGTGATCCTCATGACGGATGCTCTCGTGCGCGGGACATTTCTGATCTTCTCGTCGGTGATCATGGCGCAGCTAGTGGCGGAGGAATACAGGAGCGGGACGATCAATCAGCTGTTTTGCTATCCAGTCGAGCGCTGGAGGCTGATGTTTGCAAAGCTTTTGATTGTATTTGTGTTCACGGTTGTCAATGTCGTGATCGGAAATGTTCTGAATGTGACTGCTGTGGTGATTCTGGACAGTGTGACGGATGTGGTTCTGGGTGACTTTTCTGTGATCATGATGACCCAGTATGGCATTTACTATGTGGCAGGACTTTTAGCTGCGGCGTTTCTTTCACTGCTTCCGTATATCGTATGCATGCGCAGGAAATCCACTTCCTCCACGATCGTGGCGGGGGTAGTCCTGACCCTCTTTCTCATCTCGAGTGCCGGAGGCGGTATGACACAGGCGATCTACTTTTTCCGTTCCCTGACGCTGGGGGCGGTGGCACTGATCATTGTGCTGGTGACACTGGTCCGGACGGTTCGTTATATCGGGGAAAACGACGTTTTGTGA
- a CDS encoding ABC transporter ATP-binding protein: MDYILTTNQLTKTYRENTAVSHLNMHVKRGSIYGFLGPNGSGKSTTMKMMMNLVKPTEGSVAMFGRNLEQHSADILRRVAAMIETPAFYGNLSAEQTLQIHCEYMGYYKMEDCQKALELVGLTGTGRKPVRRFSMGMKQRLGIARAILTHPEVLILDEPINGLDPEGALQMRSLLKRLNREDGTTILISSHILSEIEQIADTVGILNKGKLIKEVTMEEVYAMSGSYTELEVTDVRKAGYVLEEVLKLHNYRIFSDSVVRIYEEQLDNNMLADALLKQQVGIRGISARHLTLEEYFHQLIGGDSHDALN; this comes from the coding sequence ATGGACTATATATTGACGACAAATCAACTGACAAAAACCTACCGGGAAAATACAGCGGTATCACATCTCAATATGCATGTGAAGCGGGGGAGTATCTATGGGTTCCTGGGACCGAATGGGTCCGGAAAAAGCACGACCATGAAGATGATGATGAATCTGGTGAAGCCGACGGAGGGGAGCGTGGCCATGTTTGGCAGAAACCTGGAGCAGCATTCGGCTGATATTCTGCGACGTGTAGCGGCGATGATCGAGACGCCTGCATTTTACGGCAACCTCTCTGCAGAACAGACGCTGCAGATTCATTGTGAGTATATGGGATATTATAAAATGGAGGACTGCCAGAAAGCACTGGAACTGGTGGGACTCACAGGAACAGGCAGAAAGCCTGTTCGCAGGTTTTCCATGGGGATGAAACAGCGGCTGGGTATCGCGAGGGCGATTCTGACACATCCGGAAGTGCTGATTCTTGACGAACCGATCAACGGGCTTGACCCTGAAGGGGCGCTTCAGATGCGCTCACTGCTGAAGCGGCTGAACAGAGAAGACGGTACGACAATTCTGATCTCCAGCCATATCCTCTCAGAGATCGAGCAGATTGCGGACACAGTAGGTATTCTGAATAAAGGGAAGCTGATCAAAGAGGTTACCATGGAAGAAGTATATGCCATGAGCGGCAGCTACACGGAGCTGGAAGTGACCGATGTGCGGAAGGCGGGATATGTGCTGGAGGAAGTCCTGAAACTGCATAATTACCGTATTTTTTCTGACTCTGTGGTACGTATCTATGAGGAGCAGCTGGACAATAATATGCTGGCAGACGCACTCCTGAAACAGCAGGTGGGGATCAGGGGGATTTCCGCCAGGCATTTGACACTGGAAGAATATTTTCATCAGCTGATAGGAGGGGATTCGCATGATGCACTTAATTAA
- a CDS encoding HAMP domain-containing sensor histidine kinase, whose translation MIYVLLGTNLILLLILCRQWAVRRKQKRQLKYLVRKLHDIRTEGSRERILIPDAKWDLREVCTELNSFLEAREETEKEFGRRESAIRMMLSNVSHDLKTPLTVVLGYVEMLKERGPQEEMIEKVDIKVQEVLALVNQFFDLAKLESGDRKLGTEPVNVSAVCRNTVLQFYQMMTNMQFRVELVIPEMPVYIMGDADALTRVLENLTANAVRYGADGGYFGMSMWTSDGNVCIRVTDHGRGISDRDKDAVFERMYTLEDSRSRNFQGSGLGLAISKALTERMGGEIVLDSIPWEHTYFTLSFPQIFPA comes from the coding sequence ATGATTTATGTTCTGCTTGGAACAAATCTTATTCTTCTGCTCATCCTGTGCCGCCAGTGGGCAGTGCGCAGGAAGCAGAAGCGGCAGCTTAAGTACCTTGTCAGGAAGCTGCATGATATCAGAACCGAAGGGAGCCGGGAGCGCATACTGATTCCGGACGCAAAGTGGGATCTGCGGGAAGTATGTACGGAACTGAACAGCTTTCTGGAAGCCAGGGAAGAGACAGAGAAAGAATTCGGGCGCAGGGAATCAGCAATCCGGATGATGTTGTCCAACGTATCGCATGATTTGAAAACACCACTTACCGTGGTGCTCGGCTATGTGGAAATGCTGAAGGAACGCGGACCGCAGGAGGAGATGATCGAGAAGGTTGATATCAAGGTACAGGAAGTACTGGCACTGGTCAATCAGTTCTTTGATCTGGCGAAGCTGGAATCAGGCGATAGAAAGCTTGGGACAGAACCTGTCAATGTATCTGCGGTCTGCCGTAATACGGTTCTTCAGTTTTATCAGATGATGACGAACATGCAGTTTCGGGTGGAACTCGTCATACCCGAGATGCCTGTTTATATAATGGGGGACGCGGATGCGCTTACCAGAGTCCTGGAAAACCTGACGGCAAATGCTGTGAGGTATGGGGCGGACGGCGGGTATTTTGGAATGAGCATGTGGACGTCGGACGGCAATGTATGTATCCGGGTGACGGATCATGGCAGGGGAATTTCAGACAGGGACAAGGATGCCGTTTTCGAGCGGATGTATACGCTGGAGGACTCCAGAAGCCGAAACTTCCAGGGCAGCGGACTTGGGCTTGCGATCTCAAAGGCTTTGACGGAACGTATGGGGGGAGAGATCGTGCTGGACAGCATACCATGGGAACACACATATTTTACACTGTCATTTCCGCAGATTTTTCCAGCTTGA
- a CDS encoding response regulator transcription factor — protein sequence MQRILLIEDNKEISDMVSEYLKNEGFVVVQAFDGDSGLRCFAEEAFDLILLDIMIPFLNGMQVMKEIRKSSVVPILIISAKDGESDKAMGLGFGADDYITKPFSLIELTARIKANLRRTTRYSKPQEDTKTQISYKGLTLDQQSYEVYGNGKRIALTGKEFEILCLLARHPQRIYTKEQIYSAVWNEPYYGEEHVINVHMNRLRSKLGEALPGQQYIRTVWGIGYRMEE from the coding sequence ATGCAGCGGATATTATTGATAGAAGACAATAAAGAGATCAGTGATATGGTGTCGGAATATTTGAAGAATGAAGGATTTGTAGTTGTACAGGCATTTGACGGTGACAGTGGGCTGCGCTGTTTTGCGGAGGAAGCCTTTGATCTGATCCTGCTCGATATTATGATCCCGTTTCTGAACGGGATGCAGGTGATGAAGGAGATTCGAAAGAGCAGTGTCGTTCCAATCCTTATCATAAGCGCCAAAGACGGTGAAAGTGATAAAGCCATGGGACTTGGATTTGGTGCAGATGACTATATTACGAAACCATTCTCGCTGATAGAACTTACCGCCAGGATCAAGGCAAATCTGAGGAGGACGACACGTTACAGCAAGCCGCAGGAAGATACGAAGACACAAATCAGCTATAAAGGACTGACGCTGGATCAGCAGAGTTATGAAGTTTATGGAAATGGAAAACGAATCGCACTGACAGGCAAAGAGTTTGAGATCTTATGTCTTCTGGCAAGGCATCCGCAGAGAATTTATACAAAGGAACAGATTTATTCGGCAGTGTGGAACGAACCGTATTATGGGGAGGAACATGTGATCAATGTACACATGAACCGTCTCCGCAGCAAGCTGGGCGAGGCGCTGCCGGGACAGCAGTACATCCGCACGGTGTGGGGAATCGGATACCGGATGGAGGAGTAA
- the rpsI gene encoding 30S ribosomal protein S9, with the protein MASAKYYGTGRRKKSIARVYLVPGTGKITINKRDIDEYLGLETLKVIVRQPLTATESADKFDVLVNVHGGGYTGQAGAIRHGIARALLQADSDFRPILKKAGYLTRDPRMKERKKYGLKAARRAPQFSKR; encoded by the coding sequence TTGGCTAGTGCAAAATATTATGGAACAGGCAGAAGAAAAAAATCGATCGCAAGAGTATATTTAGTACCGGGAACGGGAAAAATTACGATCAATAAAAGAGACATTGATGAGTATCTGGGACTGGAAACACTGAAAGTTATCGTTCGCCAGCCTCTGACAGCAACAGAATCTGCAGATAAATTCGACGTACTTGTAAACGTACACGGCGGCGGATATACAGGACAGGCTGGTGCGATCAGACACGGCATTGCGAGAGCACTGCTTCAGGCAGATTCTGATTTCAGACCGATTCTGAAAAAAGCAGGATATCTGACACGTGACCCGAGAATGAAAGAAAGAAAGAAATACGGCCTCAAGGCGGCACGTCGTGCTCCGCAGTTCTCCAAACGTTAA
- the rplM gene encoding 50S ribosomal protein L13 produces the protein MNTYMANPAKIERKWYVVDAEGCTLGRLASEVAKVLRGKNKPVFTPHIDTGDYVVVINAEKIHVTGKKLDQKIYYHHSEYVGGMKETTLREMLAKKPEKVIELAVKGMLPKGPLGRQMLTKLHVYAGAEHPHDAQKPEALTF, from the coding sequence ATGAACACTTATATGGCTAACCCAGCTAAGATTGAAAGAAAATGGTATGTAGTGGATGCTGAGGGATGTACATTGGGACGTCTTGCATCTGAGGTAGCAAAAGTTTTAAGAGGTAAGAATAAACCGGTTTTCACACCGCACATCGATACCGGTGATTACGTAGTTGTGATCAACGCAGAGAAGATCCATGTGACAGGAAAAAAATTAGACCAGAAAATTTATTACCATCATTCAGAATACGTAGGCGGAATGAAAGAGACGACGCTTAGAGAAATGTTAGCAAAGAAACCTGAGAAGGTAATTGAGCTGGCTGTCAAAGGCATGCTTCCGAAAGGACCGCTTGGAAGACAGATGCTTACAAAACTTCACGTATATGCTGGCGCAGAGCATCCGCATGATGCTCAGAAACCAGAAGCGTTAACATTTTAA